A DNA window from Mesoplasma coleopterae contains the following coding sequences:
- a CDS encoding inorganic diphosphatase, translating to MSKNNVLDMIVEIPKGSSNKYEVDAKTGRIILDRVLYGANFYPGEYGMVENTLDWDGDPLDVISLCTYPTMPGVQVSVRILGSIKMIDAGEIDTKLFGVFNDDPRFSSYEKLEDVPQHLRDEIENFFLQYKALQKKSVKINGWGTLEEAIEELHECKERFAEYKDRLEAGERDLILAEWKAKGIGQG from the coding sequence ATGTCAAAAAACAATGTATTAGATATGATCGTTGAAATTCCTAAAGGTTCATCTAATAAATATGAAGTAGATGCAAAAACTGGAAGAATTATTTTGGATAGAGTTTTATATGGAGCTAACTTTTATCCAGGTGAATATGGAATGGTTGAAAACACACTTGATTGAGATGGAGATCCATTAGATGTTATTAGTTTATGTACATACCCAACAATGCCAGGTGTTCAAGTAAGCGTTAGAATCTTAGGTTCAATAAAAATGATTGATGCGGGAGAAATTGATACTAAACTATTTGGAGTATTTAACGATGACCCAAGATTTAGTTCTTATGAAAAATTAGAAGATGTACCTCAACATTTACGTGATGAAATTGAAAACTTCTTCTTACAATACAAAGCTTTACAAAAAAAATCAGTAAAAATCAATGGTTGAGGAACTTTAGAAGAGGCAATCGAAGAATTACATGAATGTAAAGAAAGATTTGCTGAATACAAAGACAGACTTGAAGCTGGTGAAAGAGACTTAATCTTAGCTGAGTGAAAAGCAAAAGGAATTGGACAAGGATAA
- a CDS encoding BspA family leucine-rich repeat surface protein, with product MKKLLQLLAIVSLTSSVVTGIVSYQSLKHLNKVSIKSEIKKNDIQSILNASVQNKQMTDEEAVAALNSALNDVEGISSVEVDKPSTFAFEDETYNVKVVLKSDYKWDVDNFDGQFKVTANVKKITTIDQNELEKAFKSGILQEYNQKEAEEAILRVFNEKIDSKLTALPLIEFKKIGTEEWDKEFEITIKIKLNQDEYKWASEFSGEFKIQTALNSTMMFYKVEGKNEILSKDFKETSIEDWEDIKITEIIEFGWYSNGQVCGIFFDDENNKSVSSIFSQYSQNIIFPEKLNKNITSLSYLFYDFAFATNFSYISNWDTSNVTNMSGMFFGAHAFNHDISGWDTSNVTNMSDMFSYASMFNHDISGWDTSNVTDMSGMFKNALDFDQDISGWDTSKVTNMSDMFSYASMFNQDISGWDTSKVTNMSDMFSYASMFNHDISGWDTSNVTDMSGMFLEVSMFNHDISGWDTSNVTNMSDMFSNAHAFNQDISGWDTSKVTDMSGMFYSASAFNHDISGWDTSNVTNMSSMFFGARAFNQDISGWDTSNVTDMSYMFGSASMFNQDISGWDTSNVTDMSGMFSEAWVFDQDISGWDTSNVTNMSSMFFGARAFNHDISGWDTSNVTDMSSMFTAAGAFNQDISGWDTSNVTDMSGMFSEAWVFDQDISKWDVKKVKNYFGFYHDNGIWKKEWQPKFAGNS from the coding sequence ATGAAAAAATTATTACAATTATTAGCTATAGTTTCTCTAACTTCAAGTGTTGTTACAGGAATTGTTTCATATCAATCTCTGAAGCACTTAAACAAAGTATCAATAAAATCTGAAATTAAAAAAAATGATATTCAGTCAATACTTAATGCTTCAGTTCAAAACAAACAAATGACTGATGAGGAAGCTGTTGCTGCATTGAATTCAGCACTTAATGATGTTGAAGGAATTAGTAGTGTAGAAGTTGATAAGCCAAGTACTTTCGCGTTTGAGGATGAAACTTATAATGTTAAAGTTGTACTTAAATCTGACTACAAATGAGATGTTGACAACTTTGATGGGCAATTCAAAGTAACAGCAAATGTTAAAAAAATTACTACAATAGATCAAAATGAATTGGAAAAAGCTTTTAAGTCAGGTATTCTTCAGGAATACAACCAGAAAGAAGCTGAAGAAGCAATTTTAAGAGTATTTAATGAAAAAATTGATTCAAAATTAACAGCTCTTCCGCTTATTGAATTCAAAAAAATAGGCACTGAAGAATGGGATAAAGAATTTGAAATTACAATAAAAATTAAATTAAATCAAGATGAATATAAATGAGCATCAGAATTTAGTGGTGAATTCAAAATACAAACTGCTTTAAATTCAACAATGATGTTTTATAAAGTGGAGGGAAAGAATGAAATTCTTTCAAAAGATTTTAAAGAAACAAGTATTGAAGATTGAGAAGATATTAAAATAACTGAAATAATTGAGTTTGGTTGATATAGCAATGGTCAAGTTTGTGGAATATTCTTTGATGATGAAAATAACAAATCAGTTTCTTCTATTTTTAGTCAATATTCACAAAATATAATTTTTCCAGAAAAATTAAATAAAAACATAACATCATTGAGTTATTTATTTTACGATTTTGCTTTTGCTACTAATTTTAGTTATATTTCAAATTGAGATACTTCAAATGTAACTAATATGTCTGGTATGTTCTTTGGTGCTCACGCGTTTAATCATGATATTTCTGGATGGGATACTTCAAATGTAACTAATATGTCTGATATGTTCAGCTATGCTTCTATGTTTAATCATGATATTTCTGGATGGGATACTTCAAATGTAACTGATATGTCTGGTATGTTCAAGAATGCTCTTGATTTTGATCAGGATATTTCAGGGTGAGATACAAGCAAAGTAACTAATATGTCTGATATGTTCAGCTATGCTTCTATGTTTAATCAGGATATTTCAGGGTGAGATACAAGCAAAGTAACTAATATGTCTGATATGTTCAGCTATGCTTCTATGTTTAATCATGATATTTCTGGATGGGATACTTCAAATGTAACTGATATGTCTGGTATGTTCCTTGAAGTTTCTATGTTTAATCATGATATTTCTGGATGGGATACTTCAAATGTAACTAATATGTCTGATATGTTCTCTAATGCTCACGCGTTTAATCAGGATATTTCAGGGTGAGATACAAGCAAAGTAACTGATATGTCTGGTATGTTCTACAGTGCTTCAGCGTTTAATCATGATATTTCTGGATGGGATACTTCAAATGTAACTAATATGTCTAGTATGTTCTTTGGTGCTCGCGCGTTTAATCAGGATATTTCTGGATGGGATACTTCAAATGTAACTGATATGTCTTATATGTTTGGCTCTGCTTCTATGTTTAATCAGGATATTTCTGGATGGGATACTTCAAATGTAACTGATATGTCTGGTATGTTCTCTGAAGCTTGAGTGTTTGATCAGGATATTTCTGGATGGGATACTTCAAATGTAACTAATATGTCTAGTATGTTCTTTGGTGCTCGCGCGTTTAATCACGATATTTCTGGATGGGATACTTCAAATGTAACTGATATGTCTAGTATGTTTACTGCTGCTGGCGCGTTTAATCAGGATATTTCTGGATGGGATACTTCAAATGTAACTGATATGTCTGGTATGTTCTCTGAAGCTTGAGTGTTTGATCAGGATATTTCTAAGTGGGATGTTAAAAAAGTAAAAAATTATTTTGGCTTTTATCATGATAATGGAATTTGAAAAAAAGAATGACAACCTAAATTTGCTGGAAATAGTTAA
- a CDS encoding BspA family leucine-rich repeat surface protein, whose translation MKKLLQLLAVVSLTSSVVIGIVSYQSFKHLNKVSIKYEIKKNDIQSKLDASVQNKQMTDEQAIAALNSALNDVKGISSVQVGKPSTFAFENKTYNVKVVLESDYKWDVDNFDGQFKVTANVKKVSTIDQNEMEKTFKSAILQEYNEAEAKEAILRVFNEKVDSKLTPPPSIKIEKLGTEKWDKEFEIKIKIELNQDEYKWASEFNGEFKIQTALNSTMMFYKEKDNNEILSKDFRGTSIDDWKNIEITEIIEFGWYSNGQVCGIFFDDVNRAYSVFSQYSTKINFPEKLNKNITSLSYLFYNFSFDTDLSYISSWNTSNVTDMSYMFYNATEFNQDISSWNTSNVTNMSYMFSWSQKFNKDISSWNTSNVTNMSYMFSYSNFDHNISSWNTSNVTNMSGMFSFAAKFNQDISSWNTSNVTNMSYMFYWTNNFDQDISKWDTSNVTDMSYMFSWSQKFNQDISSWNTSNVTNMSYMFSRSIFNKDISTKEIVKNGIKYKAWDTSNVTNMRYMFWYNYEFNQNISSWNTSNVTDMSGMFKGSNKFNQDISGWITSNVTDMSGMFNGANEFNQDISGWITSNVTDMSGMFNGANEFNKDISKWDVKKVQYYSDFYHDNGVWGKELQPKFSENN comes from the coding sequence ATGAAAAAATTATTACAATTATTAGCTGTAGTTTCTCTAACTTCAAGTGTAGTTATAGGAATAGTTTCATACCAGTCTTTCAAACATTTAAACAAAGTATCAATAAAATATGAAATTAAAAAAAATGATATTCAGTCAAAACTTGATGCTTCAGTTCAAAATAAACAAATGACTGATGAACAAGCTATCGCTGCATTGAATTCAGCACTTAATGATGTTAAAGGAATTAGTAGTGTACAAGTTGGTAAACCAAGTACTTTTGCGTTTGAAAATAAAACCTATAATGTTAAAGTTGTGCTTGAATCTGATTACAAGTGAGATGTTGACAACTTTGATGGGCAATTTAAAGTAACAGCAAATGTTAAAAAAGTTTCAACAATAGATCAAAATGAAATGGAAAAAACTTTTAAGTCAGCTATCCTTCAGGAATACAATGAGGCAGAAGCTAAAGAAGCAATTTTAAGAGTGTTTAATGAAAAAGTAGATTCAAAATTAACACCTCCGCCGTCTATTAAAATTGAAAAATTAGGAACTGAAAAATGGGATAAAGAATTTGAAATCAAAATAAAAATTGAATTAAATCAAGATGAGTATAAATGAGCATCAGAATTTAATGGTGAATTCAAGATACAAACTGCTTTGAATTCAACAATGATGTTTTATAAAGAAAAAGATAACAATGAAATTCTTTCAAAAGATTTTAGAGGAACAAGTATTGATGATTGAAAAAATATTGAAATAACTGAAATAATTGAGTTTGGTTGATATAGCAATGGTCAAGTTTGTGGAATATTCTTTGATGATGTAAATCGAGCATATTCTGTTTTTAGTCAGTATTCAACAAAAATAAATTTCCCAGAAAAATTAAATAAAAACATAACATCATTGAGTTATTTATTTTATAATTTTTCATTTGATACTGATTTGAGTTATATTTCAAGTTGGAATACTTCAAATGTGACTGATATGTCTTATATGTTCTATAATGCAACTGAATTTAATCAGGATATCTCAAGTTGGAATACTTCAAATGTGACTAACATGAGTTACATGTTTTCTTGAAGCCAAAAATTTAATAAGGATATTTCAAGTTGGAATACTTCAAATGTGACTAACATGAGTTACATGTTTTCTTATTCTAATTTTGATCATAATATTTCAAGTTGGAATACTTCAAATGTGACTAATATGTCTGGTATGTTCAGCTTTGCAGCTAAATTTAATCAGGATATTTCAAGTTGGAATACTTCAAATGTGACTAACATGAGTTACATGTTTTATTGAACCAATAATTTTGATCAAGATATTTCTAAATGGGATACTTCAAATGTAACTGACATGAGTTACATGTTTTCTTGAAGCCAAAAATTTAATCAGGATATTTCAAGTTGGAATACTTCAAATGTGACTAATATGAGTTACATGTTTTCTAGATCTATTTTCAATAAGGATATTTCAACAAAGGAAATAGTAAAAAATGGTATAAAATATAAGGCTTGAGATACTTCAAATGTGACTAATATGAGGTACATGTTTTGGTATAATTATGAATTTAATCAAAATATTTCAAGTTGGAATACTTCAAATGTGACTGATATGTCTGGTATGTTCAAAGGATCTAATAAGTTTAATCAGGATATTTCTGGATGGATTACTTCAAATGTAACTGATATGTCTGGTATGTTCAATGGAGCTAATGAGTTTAATCAGGATATTTCTGGATGGATTACTTCAAATGTAACTGATATGTCTGGTATGTTCAATGGAGCTAATGAGTTCAATAAAGATATTTCTAAATGGGATGTTAAAAAAGTACAATATTATTCTGACTTTTATCATGATAATGGAGTTTGAGGAAAGGAATTACAACCTAAATTTAGTGAAAATAATTAA
- a CDS encoding HNH endonuclease translates to MDSLFVIGFFLIGLILIVVISLVISSYFSHKTKKIRDKIIGLSEAIKRRNEIDLFYKERFKELNTKNIALQFNHFNGKRTYDNFSLYSACYNYLYENEIQIKNIIGTIIANRQFKEEYEKEISESFIQTNLEVILTSKIKPKKFYKYEKEIYFSNYIKPDIDFNINLSKEYVTPAGRNSYKENMIKTFEQIFDILESVENEKVKRSSEEFRRKYERSLVSDRVRIQILNRDNLTCQVCGESKKNDSSLVLHIDHKVPIAKGGNSDLSNLWTLCKRCNLGKSDLILENIIN, encoded by the coding sequence ATGGATAGTTTATTTGTTATAGGATTTTTTCTAATAGGTTTAATTTTAATAGTTGTAATTTCCTTAGTAATTTCTTCTTATTTTTCTCATAAAACTAAAAAAATAAGAGACAAAATAATTGGATTAAGTGAAGCAATAAAAAGAAGAAATGAAATTGATTTATTTTATAAAGAAAGATTTAAAGAGCTAAATACTAAAAACATAGCGCTTCAATTTAATCACTTTAATGGAAAAAGAACTTATGATAATTTCTCACTTTATAGTGCTTGTTACAATTATTTATATGAAAATGAAATTCAAATTAAAAATATTATTGGAACTATAATAGCTAATAGACAATTTAAAGAAGAATATGAAAAAGAAATTAGTGAATCATTTATTCAAACAAATTTAGAAGTTATTTTGACTTCAAAAATAAAACCTAAAAAATTTTACAAATATGAAAAGGAAATTTATTTTTCTAATTATATTAAACCAGATATCGATTTTAACATTAACTTATCGAAAGAATATGTGACACCTGCTGGACGAAATAGTTATAAAGAAAATATGATTAAAACTTTTGAACAAATATTTGATATCTTAGAAAGTGTCGAAAACGAAAAAGTTAAAAGATCTTCAGAAGAATTTAGAAGAAAATATGAAAGAAGTCTTGTCAGTGATAGAGTTCGCATTCAAATTCTTAATAGAGATAATTTAACTTGTCAAGTTTGCGGTGAATCAAAGAAAAATGATAGTTCACTTGTACTACATATTGATCATAAAGTTCCTATTGCAAAAGGTGGAAATTCTGATTTATCTAATTTATGAACATTATGCAAAAGATGTAATTTAGGTAAAAGTGATTTAATTCTTGAAAATATAATAAATTAA